TTAAGGGCGTTATCGCCCAGGTGCCTTTCGTGGACGTGGTGACCACCATGCTGGATGAATCTATCCCGCTGACCACCGGGGAGTTCGAAGAGTGGGGAAATCCGCAGGATGAAACTTATTATCGCTACATGAAAGAGTACAGCCCGTACGACAACGTTGAGGCGAAAGCCTATCCGCATATGCTGGTGACGACGGGCCTGCATGATTCGCAGGTGCAGTACTGGGAGCCGGCGAAATGGGTGGCGAAACTGCGCGAGCTGAAAACCGACGATAATCTGCTGTTGCTCTGCACCGACATGGATTCCGGGCACGGCGGGAAATCGGGGCGCTTCAAATCCTATGAAGGGGTGGCGCTGGAGTATGCGTTTCTGATTGGCCTGGCGCAGGATACGTTGCCAGGCCGTGCAGAACGTTAGGCTTCGCCGAGGTAGTGCTTCAGCGTTAAGCGCAGCTCCGGGCTCATTCTGTCGAGGTTGTTATACAGCCAGCGCAGATAGCCCGGATCGTTGTCCGCGACTTCGGCTACCGCTTTGCCGCGATATTTGCCGAAGGTGAAGGTAGTTAACAGCGCGGGGCGACCGGTTATGGTCGCCATATCTTCCGGCGTCCAGCCTGACGTATTCATAATATCTATCAGCAGCGCGGCGGTGATATAGCAGTCATACAGCGCGCGGTGGTGATGCAGCCCCTCCGGCGTTTGGACGCTGAGCTTGCGGGATTTATACAGCGCCATATTGCTGTATTTGATCCCCGGCCACAGGCGGCGCGCGAGCTTCATGGTGCAGATCCACTCCCCGGGCATCTCCGGCAGCACGCGACGGTCGAAGCTGGCGTTGTGCGCCACATACCAGGGGCTACCGTGATAGTGAGGGATAACCTCCTCAATCCAGGGTTTATCCGCCACCATCGATTCCGTGATGCGATGGATAGCCATCGCCTGCGGGCTGATCGGGCGATCGGGGCGAACCAGATGACTCATTGGGTTGACTATCTGTCCGTCGACAACGTCGACAGAGGCCACTTCCACAATCCCGCCCTGAAGATCGCAAGTTTCGGTATCGATGACGCGCAGCATTGAATGCTCCTGACCAAAAACGCTTAGCCTAATGGAATGATATCCCCTTGCCAACCCCGTCTGTCCAGTGAGCCGGTTAACAGCAGTTCCCCTTTATCGGCGCGAACGATGAGCTGCCCTCTCTCATCCCACAGTGCGCTGCCGCTGCGCGCGTTAGCCATTAAGACCGCAATGGCATATTTATGGGCAAAACGCTGTAACGTGCCGATGGACTGACGCCAGCGGTTATCCCCCACGTCCTGACTGCTGGTAAAGAGCGTCGCCTGAGGATCGAGATCGAGGGCGTCTGCCGGGGTTTCGATAATGGTTAACCGCTTTTCGCCCGGCGTCAGGCTCGCACCGCTGCCCTGAGGGTAGCGCAGGATCGACTCGCGGTAGGGCGCGAAAAGGGCAAGCCCCTTGTGGCGCTGCCCATGCTTTTCGAGCGGAAGCCCGGCAACAATGGTGATGCCGTAGGTCTGGGCGGCAAGAAGGAGAGGGGCAAGCTGGGTATCGTCCGGCGGCGGGGGAAGCGTCGCCGTGCCGGGGCCAGTGAGCGAGAGCTCCGGGAACACCAGCAGATCGCATTGCAAACGCACCGCCCGATCGACGAAGCGGAGGTGATGTTCAACATGATCGTCAACACTGCCGTGCTGTCGGGCATACTGTGCCGCAGCAATATTCCATCGTGACATCGTGATTTCCTTATACACTGAGTCGCTGTGATCTAAGAATACACCTATTTCTATAAGGTTTTTCTTATCCTGCCACAATGCGCGTAAGGAAGTGTAACGAGTCTTTAATGTTATTTAACTTTAGGCTCGTACGGCAGACGGGAAAGGTTTACGGAGGCGAGACGGTGCGCAATTAAGCGTTCACGGAACCAGTCGCGCAGGTGTGCGGGCTGTTCACGCTCAACCACCTCTGCCACGATGGGCATGTTATAGCGCTCTTTGAACGCGACGCCAGCGGCGGCGAGATCGACGTTTACTTTGTCCATCTCCTCCTGAGGAAGGGCAGCCAGATTAGTCTTCATTTCCTTCTCCTTTATTATGCGGCGGCAACGTTACCGCGATTATACGATGATGACAAGTCAGCGCAGGATGTTCCTCGACTCGGATATTATACAGCGTTATCCTTTGCCATACAGGCATAACAAAAAGGAATGATAAGATGAACGTTTCCTCTTCACGTGCAGTACAGGCGCTGGCTTTCCTGGTCGCGTCCGTTGTGGCACCGTCCGCGCTGGCTCATGCTCATCTTCAGCAACAGACCCCGGCAGCGAACGCCCAGGTTGCGCCACCGCAGCTCCTGACGCTGAGTTTTTCTGAGGGTATCGAACCGCAGTTCAGCGGCGTGGTCGTAACCGATGACCAGCAGAAAGCGGTTAAAACGGGCGCGGTGAAGCGCGATGAGAAAAACAAGGCGCAGCTTATTGTTCCGCTTGAGCAACCGCTGACGGCGGGTACCTATCAGGTCGACTGGCATGTGGTGTCGGTAGATGGCCACAAAACGAAAGGCAGCTATCACTTTAGCGTGAAATAGTATGCTGGCGTCGCTCTACGTTGCGCTGCGCTTTATCCATTTTGGCGCGCTGATGCTGATTTTTGGCAACGCGCTTTACAGCGTCTGGTTTGCCCCTTCCTCCCTGCATCGTCTGATGTCGAGACGCTTTCAGTCTCAGCAGCAGCGTGCCGCCGTCATCAGCCTGGCGGCTGCGCTTTTAATGTTTGCGGTTCAGGGGGGGCTGATGGCCAACGGCTGGCGCGATGTGCTCAACCCGGATATCTGGCACAGCGTACTCACCACGCAGTTTGGCGGCGTCTGGCTGTGGCAGATGATCCTTGCCGTTGTCACCGTGGGTGTTGCCTGGCTTGTGCCGCAGAAAGGCTCAAGGCTGTTACTGCTCGCCATGGGCCAATACGTGCTGCTGGCAGGCGTCGGGCATGCAACCATGAACGAGGGTCTTGCAGGCGTATTGCACCGGCTTAACCATGCCGTACATCTGTTATGCGCTGCCACCTGGGTTGGGGGGCTGCTCCCGCTGCTGTTTTGTATGCAACTGGCGAAAGGGCGCTGGCGGGTTGCTGCGATCTACACCATGATGCGCTTTTCCCGGGTGGGACATTATGCGGTGGCGGGTGTCCTGCTGACGGGGATAGTCAACGCGCTCTTTATTCTGGGATGGGATCTGCCATGGCGTTCGGCGTACGGACAGCTTTTGTTGTTCAAATGTGCGCTGGTGGCGATGATGGTGGTAATTGCGCTGGCGAATCGGTATTTTCTGGTGCCACGCTTTCGTTCGGATGCCGGGCGAGAACAACAGATTTTTATCAGGATGACACAGGCAGAGGTTGTTCTGGGTGCGCTGGTGCTGGCTACGGTCAGCCTGTTTGCCACCTGGGAACCTTACTGACAAGGTTAAGACTTATGAAAAAAACAGTGCTTTCTCTTTTACTGCTGGCCTGCACCGGGAGTGCGCTGGCGGCGCCGCAGGTTATTACCGTCAGCCGTTTTGAGGTGGGTAAGGATAAGTGGGCATTTAACCGCGAAGAGGTGATGCTGACCTGCCGTCCAGGCCACGCTCTGTATGCGATTAACCCCAGCACGCTGGTACAGTACCCGTTGAACGATACTGCTAAGCAGCAGGTTGCCAGCGGGAAGAGCAACGGCCAGCCCATCAGCGTGATTCAAATTGATGACCCGGCAAATCCTGGGCAAAAGATGAGCCTTGCGCCGTTTATCGCACGCGCTGAAACGCTCTGCTAGCCCTCGGGTTTCCAATAAAAAAAAACCGCAGACGCTGATGCAGCACTGCGGTTTTCTTGTATTTAATGATGCTCTGACGCTTTTTTTCAGGCCACTTTTGCTGTGGACTGGAAAACCTGGCGTCGTCATCTATTCTTAAAGTGCAAGGCGATTGAGCCTGCATTAATGCCAACTTTTAGCGCACGGCTCTCTCCCAAGAGCCATTTCCCTGGACCGAATACAGGAATCGTATTCGGTCTCTTTTTATCTGTAAGAAAGTAAACGATAAAATTCCATAACCGCCTTTCACAGAAAGGACACGTCAACCGTGCCTGCTTCAACCATACCACAACACGGCAGGCGGAAGTCCAGCCCTTTTTAGCTGTTTTGTTAAATTTTTGTGTGTGGCTGGTGAAAGCGGGCGGCAACCTAAAAGCGCGCGTTTACCGCGGCGTCGATCTGATCCAGCAGCTCGAAGCGGCGGCGGTATTCGGCCCGTTTTTTACTTGCAATGTCGTCCAGCGATTTGCGCTTGATCGCCAGCGGTAGCTGCCAGCAGAAAGGTGACACCTTTTTAGCATCCAGGCTTTCCCAGAATTCGTCGTAGCTGGCGTGGAAATGTCGCCCTTTACTCAGCCGGTAACGCAACGCCCGGAACACATGCCCCTCATCGCTGACGGCAAAAATGGCGGTAATGCGTGTCTGCTTAGCCAGCGTCAGCAGGGCTTCCATCAGCACGCGTTTCGGGAACAGGCCGTGACAGGCGCGGGTGGCTTGTTTGATCACGTCGCGGGAAACGTGGCGACGAGGCCCCTGCAGGCCGCCAATGACTATCACCGGTTGGCCCTTACTGCGGGCCACGCTGAAGGTCAGGCTGGCGAGCAGCGTGTTGTCGTTGTCGCGCAACCACAGCGTGCTTTCACCCTCACGCTCGGCGCTCAGGGCAGACGAAGCGTTAAGGGTATAAACGGCAGCGTTTTTCGCCTGAAACTGCGCGATGGTCTGCTCTTTCGGGCTACTCAGCGCATGGGCAAGCGTGGGATCGCTCAGCCCATCGATCCAGTGATAGTGGCTTATCACCGCGTCGGCGCGATCGCTGGCGTTAAGGCCGCGCATCAGATACTGGCGATGCGTCTTGCTGGGTAACGTAATCTGGGAAGCGAGAAGTCTGTCAAAATCATCCCGGCTGGATAATGCTTCCAGCATGCGATGGGTGGATGACCAGAAAAGGAGCGAGCGCAAAAAGAACTTGAGCCGGTATTCGCGTTTTTGCCAGATGGGGCCGGGGACGAGTTTTCCTTTCACCAGTTCGGAGATGATATGAGTACGATGTGGATAAAGCACATCGTTTTGCAGGTGGATGTTTGACACGTGATGACCTCTCGTTTTATTCGCTTCCTATTCTAGAGGGGGGATATAAAGGGATTAATAGCGCGCGGATCTTTATTTCCGTTTGGTTTACGGTTTGTTGGGATTTGTCAATCTCAGGCTTATCTGATGCTATTTTCTGAGGCGGCTATACTTTCTTTGAGGGGGCATTATGTATCAGCGAAGAAACGGTGAGGAGTGGCGTCACGTCTGGGTAGCGGGTGACATTCATGGCTGCTATCAGACACTTATGGACGAACTCAAGCGCCGCCATTTTAATCCTTATGAAGATTTACTCATCTCCGTGGGCGATATTATCGATCGCGGTCCGGACAGCCTAAAATGCCTCCAGCTGCTGAATGAAAAATGGTTCTGCGCGGTGCGGGGTAATCATGAGCAAATGGCCCTCGACAGTCTGGAAAATAATGATTTTTCACTCTGGACGCTGAACGGGGGAATGTGGTTTTCGCGGCTCGATAAAGCTTCGCAAAATCTGGCCATCACGTTATTAGAAGCGTGTCGAACGCTGCCGTATATTATTGAGATACCCTGCGCGAATGGCCTGAACGTTGTCGCTCATGCAGATTATCCGGCAAAAGAATATGTCTGGAACCAACCCGTCAGCGCGCAACGCATAGTGTGGGATCGGGACCGGCTGATGGGGTTTATGGCAGGCAAAGGGCAGGGCATTAGCGGCGCGGACCATTTTTGGTTCGGGCATACGCCTGTTGATCGACGCTATGATTTTCACAATCTGCATTACATCGACACGGGAGCGGTCTTCGACGGTTACTTAACGCTGGTGCAGTTGCAGTAATAAATAACCCGCCTTCGGGCGGGTTCTCTTTAGGTCAGGCAAGACGCAGGACCCAGGCATCGGTTTTACTGTCGTAGTGCTCGCGGTAAAGGACGGAATGTTCGCCATCAAGAATGGCCGGCACGCTGGTGTCGGCGTCCCAGGCGTCGAGTTGCATACACAGATCCGGGTCGGATTTGCAGGGGATACTTAACGTTCGATCGCCTTGTGCTTCGCCGCGCAACTCTGCGTCGTCGATTTCGAAAGCGCCAATACGCACGCTGGTTTTCGTCATAGTGCTCTCCGGGTTTGGGTTAAAAATCTGGTATGACCAGTACAGTCACCCAGTTTTTAGCGTAGCCAAGGAGAGCAAAATCGCCAGTAAAAAAATGCGCTTTTTTTAGTCGGTGCGATCGTTACCGGTAAACAAACGCCCGTCGCGCACCAGCTCACGCGGGTAGCTGTTCTTCAGCCGCGAGCCGACTTTTTTTGCCAGCCCCAGCGGATAGCCCTGATAAGTCACGATGACCTCATCGCGCGCCGGAGTGTTTTCCGGGTAAACGTCACGCCCGCGGTACCACTCTTCAGCTTCCTGATGCGTCAGGGCAAAGGTATTCTCGTCTCCGGCAAGAGCAATCACCGCTTCGTGCTGCCAGCGATAGCCTTTGTTGTGAACTTCCGCCAGGCGAATACCGAGGCGGGAGAAACGCACTTTGCCAATCAGCGGCTCAATGTTGGCCGGGAAAAGCCAAATCTCTTTGTCGCGCGACCAGAGGTGCAGGCTCTCGTCCCAGACCAGGCCAACCTGGCTTGCCGCCTCCTTAAGCTGTGCGGTTTCACGGCCCTTAAGCGGGGCGAACGGAAATTTCCCCACCTTGAACGACGGCGCGGGCAACGGAGGAACGGCGTGAGTTTTGCGTAACCGTGCGACGAAGAAGCCTTCACAGTCGTAAATCTGTGGGAAGACGTGGAGGAAGCCTTCCGACGTTGCGGACTCTTTTGCCGCGTTAAACAGATCGTCGAGCGGGAGAAACTCCACAGCATCGGGATACTGAGCTTTCAGCCACAGGCAGACGTCTTCATTTTCGTCGCGGTTAAGCGTACAGGTGGAGTACACCAGCGTTCCGCCGGGGCGCAGAGCGTGGAAGGCGCTGTCGATCAGCTCCCGCTGCGTGGCGGCAATGTCCAGATTGCTCTCCACTGACCAGTTTTTTAAGGCATCGGGATCTTTACGCACGACGCCTTCGCCGGAGCAGGGGGCATCCAGCAGGATCGCATCAAAGGTTTCAGGCAGGGCAGCGCCAAATACGCGGCCGTCGAAGTGCGTCAGCGCGACGTTATGGATCCCGCAGCGGCTGATATTGGCATGCAGAACTTTAACGCGGCTGGCGGAGAATTCATTGGCAAGAATGGCCCCCTGATTGCCCATCCGCGCCGCTATCTGGGTGGTTTTGGAACCCGGCGCAGCGGCGACGTCCATCACGCGAGCAGGCGAATTACCGTCGGCAAAGAGCGCGGCGACCGGCAGCATGGAGCTGGCTTCCTGAATATAAAACAGACCGCTCAGATGCTCGGCAGTGCTGCCCAGCGGCAGGGTCTCTTCGTCATCGCGCTCGATCCAGAACCCCTCTTCGCACCACGGAACCGGCGTCAACTGCCAGCGGTAGGGCGAAACCAGTTCAAGAAAGGCCTCGACGCTGATTTTCAGGGTATTGACGCGAATGCTGCGGCGCAGCGGACGCTGGCAGGCAGCGATAAAATCGTCAAAGGAGAGATGAGCAGGAAGCGCCTCGCGCATCTGCGCCAGGAATTGTTCAGGAAGAAATACGGAGTTTTGAGCCACGGGCACACCACAGGGAAACATTCAGGCGCGCAGTGTAACATAAAGGCTCCGGCGCGTTGACACCGGAGCCTGCAGGATTAACGCGGCAGAGCGGTTCCCCACTCGCGCCACTCTTTCGGTTCACTCTCCAGCAGCAGGAAGTGTTTACCCGGCTGCGCTTTCGGTGCCAGTGGCGTGCCTGGCGGAGTTGCAAAGGCAATACCGCCACGAATGAACTGGTTGAAGGTGCCGGTTTTCACCACGCCGCCCGTCAGCCCGAAGTCCAGCGAATAGCCTGAGGCCAGCCAGAACACCGAGTTGTTGCGCACCAGATGCTGATAACGTTCGCTGATGCGCAGCGTCACCATCACGCGATCGGCAAGCGAGCCGAGCGTCAGGCCGGTCACGGTGCCTACCTCCATGCCGCGGAACAGGACCGGGGTACCGATGTTCAGCGATCCGGCCTCCGGCACCTCAACCACGATACTCAGCCCGTCAAGGTAGCGGGAGTCCGTGATGGTGGCTTCCTGCAACTCAAAATCGCGACGCGCATTTCCACGCCCCGGTTCGACGTTGATGTACGGCTGCAAAATGGTGTCAAGATGTTCAACGCCCGCCGCCGAGATTTGCGGTGTCACCACGGAGAAACGGGTGCCGGTTCGGGCGAAGGTCTGCACGTATTCCGGATAGAGTACGGCGGTTGCCTGTACTTCATTTCGCGCAGTAATCAGCGTCAGCTTCTGGATCTGCCCGATATCGATGCCGAGATAGCGGATCGGCATGCCTTCGGCAAGCTTGCCCGCATCAAAAGCGTGAAGCGTAATCTGGCCCCCCACGGCGCGCGCAGCCGTTTCGGACGGGAAGAGAATACGTTTGTCACCTTTGCGTAAATTGCCCCCGGCACCCGTCAGATTGTCGAAACTGATTGCCCCGCGTAGCGCACGCGAAAGAGGGGAGGCCTGCACGGTCAGCCCGCTGCCGTTAAGCTGCACCTTAGCCCCGCCTTCGGCCCAGAACACGCTGTTTGGCGTCAGCAGTTTGCGGTACTCGGGCTTGATGTGCAGTTCAATATCAAAGGCTTCGGCGCGGGGACGTACGGTAATGACCTCGCCCACTTCAAACTTACGGTAAAGCACCACTGAGCCGGCCTGCACGTCTGGCAGGGTTTCTGCCGTTAAGGTCAGCGTGGTGGTCGGCAGATCGCTCAGGCTGTTTTCAATGGCTTTATCCAGGTTGGCATACAGAGGATAACTGTCGCGCAGCGGCCCTTTGTTACCCGGCAGGATCCGGACCCCGCCGTTAACCCATTCGCTGGCGCTGGCGCCAAGGAACTCAACGCCGTCGAGGCCGACCTTCACGTCCACGCGGCTGTTAACGACAAACTTGCTGTCACCGTGCACCAGGTCGCTGTACTTCGGATCGATGGCGGCAGAGAACGAGACGCCTTTTTCGGTGAGCTTGCGCTCCAGGACCTGACCGACCTGCACGCCGTGTAAAATCAACGGCTGGCCCGCTTCGATCCCGTAGCTTTCCGGAGCGGTCAGCGTCACCGTCACCACGCCCGGCTTTTGCAGAAGGGCTTTATCTGCAGGAGCGACAACAAAGTTATTGCTCGGCTGGCCTTCACCCGGGATCAGCTCAAAGGTATTGCCCGTCAGCAGGTTGCTGAGGCTGGCATCGTTCAGGGACAGTTTGGGGCTGCGCATTTCGATACGGGTTTTCTCCCGCAGGAGATCGACCACGCTTGGGTCGACGGTCATCTCGCCGGTGACAGAGCCACCCGGATTGAGCGTCATTTTGGTGAGCTGGCCCACCTCCAGCCCCTGATACATCAGCGGGGTGGAACCGGCTTTCAGCCCTTTAGCATCCGGCAGGGCGAGCTTGACGATCACCCCGCGTTGGCTGTGGGCGAGGTCCGCATACAGGCCAAAGGTGTCATCGGCGGCGGCGGGGCTGGAGTTTTCCGGCGAGTCAAAGGCGATCGCGCCATTGACCAGCGCCGCCAGACTCTCGAGTTTGACCTTTGCGCCGCTCAGGCTCAGATCTGCATCCACGCCAGAGACGTTCCAGAAGCGGCTGCCTTTTTTAACCAGATTGGTAAAGCGCCGCTCAATCAGCACATCAATGGTGACGCCCTGTTTGTTGGGGTTAATCGCGTAATCGTAAACCCGGCCCACGGGGATTTTGCGGAAATAGACCAGCGAGCCGCTGTTCAGCGAACCCAAATCCGGGGATTGCAGGTGGATCATCAAATCGCCGTTGTTGAGACGGTATTTCGGCTGCGTGTCCAGCGCGACGAAGTGATCCTGCGGTTCCCCTTTGCCCGGCATCATGCCGATGTAGTTCCCGCCAACGAGCGCATCCAGGCCGGATACGCCGGCCAGCGACGCTTTCGGCGTGACAAGCCAGAACTGGGTTTCGCTGCGCAGGGCATCCTTCATATCGGACTTGATGCTGGCGCTGACCTGAATTTTATTCAGCCCCTTACCGAGCTTGATTTCCTGAACGGTTCCGACTTCCACCCCCTGGAAGCGCACCGGGGTGCGCCCGGCCACGATGCCGTCGGCGGACTGGAAATCAATGGTGATGGTATTGCCGCGATCTTCATAACTCGTCCAGATGAGCCAGCCTGCAATCATCAACGCGATGACGGGCAGCAGCCAGAAGGGCGAAATACGGCGTTTTGTTTTAATTCTCGCTTCAGTCTGCGAAGCGGGCGTTTCCTGACTCATGTGCGTCCCAAAGTAAGCGGCTGTCCAGCCATTCCACTGCAAGAATAGTCAATATCACCGCAGAGCCGAAATAAAAAGCTGCGGGTCCCATAGTAAAAGCAAGGAGCTGATCGCGATTGATGAGCGACATCATCAACGAAATCACAAACAGATCCAACATCGACCAGCGGCCAATCCAGGTAACGAAACGCAGGAGCAAGATGCGCGTACGTAATCCTTGTTCACATTTGAAGTGAATGCTGATGAGTAGCGTAAACATCACCATCACCTTGGTAAACGGCACCAGAATACTGGCGATAAAGACAATCGCCGCCACCCCGACGTTGCTGTGGCCAAGAGAGATAATACCGGAAAGGATAGTATCTTCCTGACGGGCACCGTTCACATAAATCACGGAGATAGGCAGCATATTTGCCGGGATCAAAAACACGATCGAGGCAATCAGCGCCGCCCAGCATTTTTGCAGGCTGTTGTTGCGCCGCAGCCTCAACGGGATGTGGCAGCGCGGACAACGACCGCGCGCATCCGGCAGGCCGGTGTAATGGCAGCCCAGACAGACGCGAAGATTTTCATCAGCCCGTGTTGCGGGGCGCTGGGGATAAAAGCGTTCCCACAGCTGCTCAACGTTCAGGTGAATCAGGGTCAGAATGCTCAGCAGTACCAGCGAGATAAAGGCGAAAAGCCCAATGCCGGGCTGCAGAAACGCGTAATCCTGCACCTTGATGGAAGCAACGCCAATGCCGACGAGGTAAATGTCCAGCATCACCCACTCTTTCAGCTTGTCCAGCATGAGCAACACGGGCCGCAGATTCATGCCGAGAATGTTGCCGAACCACAGATACGCAATGGCGGCCACCAGCACCAGCGGGGCGCCTATGGTGCAAAACAGCACCATCGCTGCGGTGAGCGGGTCGCCCTGACGGGTCATCTGCCAGATACCCTGCACCACGTTTGCATCGATACGCACGCCGAGAAGGTACAGTTTCAGCAGCGGCTCGCTCCAGGCAAACGGCATCAGCAGCAGCATGGCCGTCGCCATTGCCGCGAGTCGGGTTAACGACCAGTCGCGCCCGTCACGGATTTTGGCATCGCAGCGGGGGCAAAAAGCACTTTGATGCGATTTCATCTTCGGCAGCATAAAAAGCGTATCGCACTGGGGGCAACGCTGATAATGTGCACGGGGCAAAGCTTCGCTTACCGTATGGACGGTGATCTTTCTTGTCGGCGTAATCCTGGGTATTTTTATGGCCATCTGTCGCGCACGGATAAGTATTGTTGAACGTTATATTAACTCATGATTTGATTCATCTTGAGCATGAGCGCATTTAATGCTTATTTTAATAGCCTATGCGGTAAATTTGTAAGACAACTAAGTGATTGAATAATGAACAAATCAGAATTCTACGCGGATCTTAATCGCGATTTTCAGGCATTGATGGCAGGTGAAACCAGCTTCTTAGCCACTCTGGCAAATACTAGTGCATTACTGTTTGAACGTCTCTCTGGCGTGAACTGGGCCGGTTTTTATCTTCTTGAAGATAACACGCTGGTGCTGGGTCCCTTCCAGGGAAAAATCGCCTGTGTGCGTATTCCGGTTGGCCGTGGCGTATGCGGGACGGCGGTCGCGACAAACCAGGTCCAGCGCGTAGAAGATGTCCATGCTTTTGATGGCCACATTGCCTGCGATGCTACCAGTAATTCTGAAATCGTCCTTCCGCTGGTCGTGAAGGGGCAGATTATGGGTGTCCTGGACATCGACAGTACCGACTTTGGCCGCTTTAGCGCTGAGGACGAGCAGGGGCTGCGCGAGCTGGTCGCGAACCTGGAAAACGTGTTGGCAACAACCGATTATCAAAAATTCTTTGCGAGCGTCGCAGGATAATCAACGGATAACGTAGCATTTACTGATAGCGTCATTATAATGACGCCTGTTCATGCCTGCGCTTGTTGGCAACGTCCGTTGTAATCAGGAAATTTCATGGAAAATCAACCTAAGTTGAATAGCAGTAAAGAAGTTATCGCATTTCTGGCAGAGCGTTTCCCACAGTGCTTCAGCGCTGAAGGTGAAGCTCGCCCCCTGAAAGTCGGTATTTTTCAGGATTTAGTCGCGCGCGTTGAGGGTGAGATGAACCTCAGCAAAACCCAGCTTCGCTCTGCCTTACGTCTTTATACTTCGAGCTGGCGTTACCTGTACGGTATCAAAGCGGGCGCTACCCGTGTCGACCTCGACGGCAACCCTTGCGGTGAGCTGGACGAGCAGCACGTAGAACACGCGCGTAAACAGCTGGAAGAAGCGAAAGCTCGCGTTCAGGCACAGCG
This region of Enterobacter cancerogenus genomic DNA includes:
- a CDS encoding GAF domain-containing protein, encoding MNKSEFYADLNRDFQALMAGETSFLATLANTSALLFERLSGVNWAGFYLLEDNTLVLGPFQGKIACVRIPVGRGVCGTAVATNQVQRVEDVHAFDGHIACDATSNSEIVLPLVVKGQIMGVLDIDSTDFGRFSAEDEQGLRELVANLENVLATTDYQKFFASVAG
- the yebS gene encoding membrane integrity lipid transport subunit YebS; protein product: MAIKIPRITPTRKITVHTVSEALPRAHYQRCPQCDTLFMLPKMKSHQSAFCPRCDAKIRDGRDWSLTRLAAMATAMLLLMPFAWSEPLLKLYLLGVRIDANVVQGIWQMTRQGDPLTAAMVLFCTIGAPLVLVAAIAYLWFGNILGMNLRPVLLMLDKLKEWVMLDIYLVGIGVASIKVQDYAFLQPGIGLFAFISLVLLSILTLIHLNVEQLWERFYPQRPATRADENLRVCLGCHYTGLPDARGRCPRCHIPLRLRRNNSLQKCWAALIASIVFLIPANMLPISVIYVNGARQEDTILSGIISLGHSNVGVAAIVFIASILVPFTKVMVMFTLLISIHFKCEQGLRTRILLLRFVTWIGRWSMLDLFVISLMMSLINRDQLLAFTMGPAAFYFGSAVILTILAVEWLDSRLLWDAHESGNARFAD
- a CDS encoding PqiB family protein; amino-acid sequence: MSQETPASQTEARIKTKRRISPFWLLPVIALMIAGWLIWTSYEDRGNTITIDFQSADGIVAGRTPVRFQGVEVGTVQEIKLGKGLNKIQVSASIKSDMKDALRSETQFWLVTPKASLAGVSGLDALVGGNYIGMMPGKGEPQDHFVALDTQPKYRLNNGDLMIHLQSPDLGSLNSGSLVYFRKIPVGRVYDYAINPNKQGVTIDVLIERRFTNLVKKGSRFWNVSGVDADLSLSGAKVKLESLAALVNGAIAFDSPENSSPAAADDTFGLYADLAHSQRGVIVKLALPDAKGLKAGSTPLMYQGLEVGQLTKMTLNPGGSVTGEMTVDPSVVDLLREKTRIEMRSPKLSLNDASLSNLLTGNTFELIPGEGQPSNNFVVAPADKALLQKPGVVTVTLTAPESYGIEAGQPLILHGVQVGQVLERKLTEKGVSFSAAIDPKYSDLVHGDSKFVVNSRVDVKVGLDGVEFLGASASEWVNGGVRILPGNKGPLRDSYPLYANLDKAIENSLSDLPTTTLTLTAETLPDVQAGSVVLYRKFEVGEVITVRPRAEAFDIELHIKPEYRKLLTPNSVFWAEGGAKVQLNGSGLTVQASPLSRALRGAISFDNLTGAGGNLRKGDKRILFPSETAARAVGGQITLHAFDAGKLAEGMPIRYLGIDIGQIQKLTLITARNEVQATAVLYPEYVQTFARTGTRFSVVTPQISAAGVEHLDTILQPYINVEPGRGNARRDFELQEATITDSRYLDGLSIVVEVPEAGSLNIGTPVLFRGMEVGTVTGLTLGSLADRVMVTLRISERYQHLVRNNSVFWLASGYSLDFGLTGGVVKTGTFNQFIRGGIAFATPPGTPLAPKAQPGKHFLLLESEPKEWREWGTALPR